A single genomic interval of Spinacia oleracea cultivar Varoflay chromosome 6, BTI_SOV_V1, whole genome shotgun sequence harbors:
- the LOC110775202 gene encoding uncharacterized protein At4g04980 isoform X3 gives MSTRLSDTHVKQQKEMESPTTRSGRESTGNNMLMFMELRKKIMTFRDIFDIPPLNGSVPIHELLILTGEDLHRMYPEFVHCAPKLKERNTHQGLISFYEVLKCVGDSEWIEDPKVRDKFKYGNVENVPLEKLAKIVVAILDCINRTAKERFDLMDEDEPKREYSSCSSPSLSSRSISFDRRSFDVSASTCASPQTPTSVLPESPRYGECGSYSPPRLWDLRVQAVEKLTAMDWKRLSFQMILQNNLQNQNQKIGEGPTAIQTENGKNEVKVEGTEHGPTPMVIDMEDKEKIQLPCLKSKLGPTDQEKLKLILPPLAQHRSEETITPPPSSPSSPIAMSSFPPIKLLHSPPPQPPQPPQSTAPPPPPSNPPLNLGPPPPPPPPLSVSSAPPPPPLPYITRPPPPPPPPGAPIPPCSAVTAPPPPPPPPPGAPTSSSSVVTTPPPPPPPPFNAGAPPPSLRAPPPPPLPGGGAPPPPPPPGSKAPPPPPPPGGAARPPPPPPPFGSKGGTPAPPPPMPGKGGGPPPPPPGARSLRAKSTTKLKRSSHMGNLYRLLKGKVEGSSLTGKSSQGKKGGGGNGGGGGGQSMADALAEMTKRSAYFMQIEEDVEKHGKAIKEMQGILTSFQTKDMNELIKFHQQVESKLEVLTDESQVFARFEGFPVKKLEALRMAAALYKKLDGILSELHNWKLECPLIPLLDKVEKYFNKIKGELEGLERTKDEEAKKFLSHNIHFDFQILVKIKEAIVDVSSSCMELALKERRDAKAQTNDQAWSKAGGQKNVCAKMLWRAFQFAFKVYSFAGGQDERADSLTRELAQEIETDPMED, from the exons ATG tCAACTAGGCTTTCTGATACGCATGTCAAACAACAGAAAGAGATGGAAAGCCCGACTACCAGGTCAGGCAGAGAAAGTACCGGTAACAACATGTTAATGTTCATGGAGTTGAGGAAGAAGATCATGACTTTCAGGGACATCTTTGATATTCCCCCACTAAATGGCTCTGTTCCAATACATGAG CTGTTGATTTTGACAGGAGAGGACCTTCATCGAATGTACCCTGAATTCGTACACTGTGCTCCAAAACTGAAGGAGAGAAACACACATCAG GGATTGATCAGCTTTTATGAAGTCCTAAAGTGTGTGGGAGATTCAGAATGGATAGAAGACCCTAAGGTGAGGGACAAGTTCAAGTATGGCAATGTTGAAAACGTCCCCTTGGAAAAACTCG CTAAGATAGTGGTGGCAATATTGGACTGCATTAACAGGACAGCGAAAGAGAGGTTTGACTTGATGGACGAGGATGAACCAAAGAGGGAGTATAGCTCGTGCTCAAGCCCAAGCTTAAGTTCAAGGTCCATATCTTTTGACAGGAGATCATTTGATGTAAGTGCATCAACTTGTGCTTCACCACAAACCCCAACTTCAGTCCTACCTGAGTCCCCAAGATATGGAGAGTGTGGAAGCTATTCTCCCCCGCGTCTGTGGGACCTCAGGGTTCAAGCTGTAGAGAAATTGACCGCAATGGATTGGAAGCGCCTTTCTTTCCAGATGATCCTTCAGAATAATTTGCAGAATCAGAACCAGAAAATCGGCGAGGGGCCAACTGCCATCCAAACGGAAAATGGAAAGAATGAGGTAAAGGTTGAAGGTACAGAACATGGGCCAACTCCCATGGTCATAGACATGGAAGACAAAGAGAAAATTCAATTACCATGCTTAAAATCAAAGTTGGGGCCCACTGATCAAGAGAAGCTAAAACTAATACTACCTCCACTAGCTCAACATCGATCAGAAGAAACAATTACTCCACCACCATCTTCCCCATCATCACCAATTGCCATGTCATCATTCCCACCAATCAAGCTCCTGCATTCGCCACCACCACAACCCCCACAACCACCACAATCAACTGCACCCCCTCCGCCACCAAGTAACCCACCATTAAATCTTGGGCCTCCCCCACCACCTCCTCCTCCTCTATCTGTTTCCAGTGCTCCGCCCCCTCCACCCCTGCCTTACATCACGAGACCTCCACCTCCTCCACCCCCTCCTGGTGCACCAATTCCACCCTGTTCTGCAGTCACAGCACCTCCgccaccacctccaccacctCCTGGTGCACCAACGTCATCCTCTTCTGTAGTTACAactcctccaccaccacctccaccccCATTCAATGCAGGAGCTCCACCACCTAGTTTAAGGGCCCCTCCTCCTCCACCACTACCTGGCGGGGGagctccaccaccacctccaccccCTGGTTCAAAGGCCCCTCCTCCTCCGCCACCTCCTGGGGGAGCTGCacgaccaccaccaccacctcctccATTTGGCTCAAAGGGTGGCACaccagcaccaccaccacccatgCCTGGTAAAGGAGGTGGGCCACCACCTCCTCCTCCAGGTGCAAGGTCCCTACGTGCAAAGAGCACCACAAAATTAAAAAGGTCCTCTCACATGGGGAACTTATATCGGTTGCTCAAGGGAAAGGTGGAAGGTTCATCTTTAACAGGAAAATCATCACAGGGGAAAAAGGGAGGCGGGggtaatggtggtggtggtggaggacaAAGCATGGCTGATGCACTTGCAGAAATGACCAAAAG ATCAGCATACTTTATGCAAATTGAAGAAGATGTAGAAAAGCACGGAAAAGCAATTAAAGAGATGCAAGGTATCCTGACCTCATTTCAGACCAAGGACATGAatgaactgatcaagttccatcagcaAGTAGAATCCAAGCTTGAAGTCCTCACAGATGAGAGCCAGGTTTTCGCAAGGTTTGAAGGTTTTCCAGTTAAAAAATTAGAAGCCTTGAGGATGGCAGCAGCGTTGTATAAAAAGCTTGATGGAATATTATCTGAATTACATAACTGGAAATTGGAGTGTCCTTTGATCCCACTTCTTGACAAAGTCGAAAAATACTTCAACAAG ATTAAAGGAGAATTAGAAGGTTTGGAACGAACTAAAGATGAAGAAGCAAAGAAATTTCTAAGCCACAACATCCACTTCGACTTTCAAATTCTTGTCAAGATTAAGGAAGCAATAGTAGATGTCTCATCAAGCTGCATGGAATTGGCACTAAAG GAAAGGAGAGATGCGAAGGCACAAACAAATGATCAAGCATGGTCCAAAGCAGGAGGGCAGAAAAATGTGTGTGCTAAAATGCTTTGGAGGGCTTTTCAGTTCGCCTTTAAGGTTTATTCCTTTGCAGGAGGACAAGATGAACGCGCAGATAGCCTGACAAGGGAACTGGCTCAAGAAATAGAGACCGATCCCATGGAAGATTAA
- the LOC110775202 gene encoding uncharacterized protein At4g04980 isoform X2 translates to MAGATSCIPSLFRRKAVKLQKEMESPTTRSGRESTGNNMLMFMELRKKIMTFRDIFDIPPLNGSVPIHELLILTGEDLHRMYPEFVHCAPKLKERNTHQGLISFYEVLKCVGDSEWIEDPKVRDKFKYGNVENVPLEKLAKIVVAILDCINRTAKERFDLMDEDEPKREYSSCSSPSLSSRSISFDRRSFDVSASTCASPQTPTSVLPESPRYGECGSYSPPRLWDLRVQAVEKLTAMDWKRLSFQMILQNNLQNQNQKIGEGPTAIQTENGKNEVKVEGTEHGPTPMVIDMEDKEKIQLPCLKSKLGPTDQEKLKLILPPLAQHRSEETITPPPSSPSSPIAMSSFPPIKLLHSPPPQPPQPPQSTAPPPPPSNPPLNLGPPPPPPPPLSVSSAPPPPPLPYITRPPPPPPPPGAPIPPCSAVTAPPPPPPPPPGAPTSSSSVVTTPPPPPPPPFNAGAPPPSLRAPPPPPLPGGGAPPPPPPPGSKAPPPPPPPGGAARPPPPPPPFGSKGGTPAPPPPMPGKGGGPPPPPPGARSLRAKSTTKLKRSSHMGNLYRLLKGKVEGSSLTGKSSQGKKGGGGNGGGGGGQSMADALAEMTKRSAYFMQIEEDVEKHGKAIKEMQGILTSFQTKDMNELIKFHQQVESKLEVLTDESQVFARFEGFPVKKLEALRMAAALYKKLDGILSELHNWKLECPLIPLLDKVEKYFNKIKGELEGLERTKDEEAKKFLSHNIHFDFQILVKIKEAIVDVSSSCMELALKERRDAKAQTNDQAWSKAGGQKNVCAKMLWRAFQFAFKVYSFAGGQDERADSLTRELAQEIETDPMED, encoded by the exons ATGGCTGGAGCTACTTCTTGCATTCCTTCGTTGTTTCGTCGAAAAGCGGTCAAATTACAG AAAGAGATGGAAAGCCCGACTACCAGGTCAGGCAGAGAAAGTACCGGTAACAACATGTTAATGTTCATGGAGTTGAGGAAGAAGATCATGACTTTCAGGGACATCTTTGATATTCCCCCACTAAATGGCTCTGTTCCAATACATGAG CTGTTGATTTTGACAGGAGAGGACCTTCATCGAATGTACCCTGAATTCGTACACTGTGCTCCAAAACTGAAGGAGAGAAACACACATCAG GGATTGATCAGCTTTTATGAAGTCCTAAAGTGTGTGGGAGATTCAGAATGGATAGAAGACCCTAAGGTGAGGGACAAGTTCAAGTATGGCAATGTTGAAAACGTCCCCTTGGAAAAACTCG CTAAGATAGTGGTGGCAATATTGGACTGCATTAACAGGACAGCGAAAGAGAGGTTTGACTTGATGGACGAGGATGAACCAAAGAGGGAGTATAGCTCGTGCTCAAGCCCAAGCTTAAGTTCAAGGTCCATATCTTTTGACAGGAGATCATTTGATGTAAGTGCATCAACTTGTGCTTCACCACAAACCCCAACTTCAGTCCTACCTGAGTCCCCAAGATATGGAGAGTGTGGAAGCTATTCTCCCCCGCGTCTGTGGGACCTCAGGGTTCAAGCTGTAGAGAAATTGACCGCAATGGATTGGAAGCGCCTTTCTTTCCAGATGATCCTTCAGAATAATTTGCAGAATCAGAACCAGAAAATCGGCGAGGGGCCAACTGCCATCCAAACGGAAAATGGAAAGAATGAGGTAAAGGTTGAAGGTACAGAACATGGGCCAACTCCCATGGTCATAGACATGGAAGACAAAGAGAAAATTCAATTACCATGCTTAAAATCAAAGTTGGGGCCCACTGATCAAGAGAAGCTAAAACTAATACTACCTCCACTAGCTCAACATCGATCAGAAGAAACAATTACTCCACCACCATCTTCCCCATCATCACCAATTGCCATGTCATCATTCCCACCAATCAAGCTCCTGCATTCGCCACCACCACAACCCCCACAACCACCACAATCAACTGCACCCCCTCCGCCACCAAGTAACCCACCATTAAATCTTGGGCCTCCCCCACCACCTCCTCCTCCTCTATCTGTTTCCAGTGCTCCGCCCCCTCCACCCCTGCCTTACATCACGAGACCTCCACCTCCTCCACCCCCTCCTGGTGCACCAATTCCACCCTGTTCTGCAGTCACAGCACCTCCgccaccacctccaccacctCCTGGTGCACCAACGTCATCCTCTTCTGTAGTTACAactcctccaccaccacctccaccccCATTCAATGCAGGAGCTCCACCACCTAGTTTAAGGGCCCCTCCTCCTCCACCACTACCTGGCGGGGGagctccaccaccacctccaccccCTGGTTCAAAGGCCCCTCCTCCTCCGCCACCTCCTGGGGGAGCTGCacgaccaccaccaccacctcctccATTTGGCTCAAAGGGTGGCACaccagcaccaccaccacccatgCCTGGTAAAGGAGGTGGGCCACCACCTCCTCCTCCAGGTGCAAGGTCCCTACGTGCAAAGAGCACCACAAAATTAAAAAGGTCCTCTCACATGGGGAACTTATATCGGTTGCTCAAGGGAAAGGTGGAAGGTTCATCTTTAACAGGAAAATCATCACAGGGGAAAAAGGGAGGCGGGggtaatggtggtggtggtggaggacaAAGCATGGCTGATGCACTTGCAGAAATGACCAAAAG ATCAGCATACTTTATGCAAATTGAAGAAGATGTAGAAAAGCACGGAAAAGCAATTAAAGAGATGCAAGGTATCCTGACCTCATTTCAGACCAAGGACATGAatgaactgatcaagttccatcagcaAGTAGAATCCAAGCTTGAAGTCCTCACAGATGAGAGCCAGGTTTTCGCAAGGTTTGAAGGTTTTCCAGTTAAAAAATTAGAAGCCTTGAGGATGGCAGCAGCGTTGTATAAAAAGCTTGATGGAATATTATCTGAATTACATAACTGGAAATTGGAGTGTCCTTTGATCCCACTTCTTGACAAAGTCGAAAAATACTTCAACAAG ATTAAAGGAGAATTAGAAGGTTTGGAACGAACTAAAGATGAAGAAGCAAAGAAATTTCTAAGCCACAACATCCACTTCGACTTTCAAATTCTTGTCAAGATTAAGGAAGCAATAGTAGATGTCTCATCAAGCTGCATGGAATTGGCACTAAAG GAAAGGAGAGATGCGAAGGCACAAACAAATGATCAAGCATGGTCCAAAGCAGGAGGGCAGAAAAATGTGTGTGCTAAAATGCTTTGGAGGGCTTTTCAGTTCGCCTTTAAGGTTTATTCCTTTGCAGGAGGACAAGATGAACGCGCAGATAGCCTGACAAGGGAACTGGCTCAAGAAATAGAGACCGATCCCATGGAAGATTAA
- the LOC110775202 gene encoding uncharacterized protein At4g04980 isoform X1, giving the protein MAGATSCIPSLFRRKAVKLQSTRLSDTHVKQQKEMESPTTRSGRESTGNNMLMFMELRKKIMTFRDIFDIPPLNGSVPIHELLILTGEDLHRMYPEFVHCAPKLKERNTHQGLISFYEVLKCVGDSEWIEDPKVRDKFKYGNVENVPLEKLAKIVVAILDCINRTAKERFDLMDEDEPKREYSSCSSPSLSSRSISFDRRSFDVSASTCASPQTPTSVLPESPRYGECGSYSPPRLWDLRVQAVEKLTAMDWKRLSFQMILQNNLQNQNQKIGEGPTAIQTENGKNEVKVEGTEHGPTPMVIDMEDKEKIQLPCLKSKLGPTDQEKLKLILPPLAQHRSEETITPPPSSPSSPIAMSSFPPIKLLHSPPPQPPQPPQSTAPPPPPSNPPLNLGPPPPPPPPLSVSSAPPPPPLPYITRPPPPPPPPGAPIPPCSAVTAPPPPPPPPPGAPTSSSSVVTTPPPPPPPPFNAGAPPPSLRAPPPPPLPGGGAPPPPPPPGSKAPPPPPPPGGAARPPPPPPPFGSKGGTPAPPPPMPGKGGGPPPPPPGARSLRAKSTTKLKRSSHMGNLYRLLKGKVEGSSLTGKSSQGKKGGGGNGGGGGGQSMADALAEMTKRSAYFMQIEEDVEKHGKAIKEMQGILTSFQTKDMNELIKFHQQVESKLEVLTDESQVFARFEGFPVKKLEALRMAAALYKKLDGILSELHNWKLECPLIPLLDKVEKYFNKIKGELEGLERTKDEEAKKFLSHNIHFDFQILVKIKEAIVDVSSSCMELALKERRDAKAQTNDQAWSKAGGQKNVCAKMLWRAFQFAFKVYSFAGGQDERADSLTRELAQEIETDPMED; this is encoded by the exons ATGGCTGGAGCTACTTCTTGCATTCCTTCGTTGTTTCGTCGAAAAGCGGTCAAATTACAG tCAACTAGGCTTTCTGATACGCATGTCAAACAACAGAAAGAGATGGAAAGCCCGACTACCAGGTCAGGCAGAGAAAGTACCGGTAACAACATGTTAATGTTCATGGAGTTGAGGAAGAAGATCATGACTTTCAGGGACATCTTTGATATTCCCCCACTAAATGGCTCTGTTCCAATACATGAG CTGTTGATTTTGACAGGAGAGGACCTTCATCGAATGTACCCTGAATTCGTACACTGTGCTCCAAAACTGAAGGAGAGAAACACACATCAG GGATTGATCAGCTTTTATGAAGTCCTAAAGTGTGTGGGAGATTCAGAATGGATAGAAGACCCTAAGGTGAGGGACAAGTTCAAGTATGGCAATGTTGAAAACGTCCCCTTGGAAAAACTCG CTAAGATAGTGGTGGCAATATTGGACTGCATTAACAGGACAGCGAAAGAGAGGTTTGACTTGATGGACGAGGATGAACCAAAGAGGGAGTATAGCTCGTGCTCAAGCCCAAGCTTAAGTTCAAGGTCCATATCTTTTGACAGGAGATCATTTGATGTAAGTGCATCAACTTGTGCTTCACCACAAACCCCAACTTCAGTCCTACCTGAGTCCCCAAGATATGGAGAGTGTGGAAGCTATTCTCCCCCGCGTCTGTGGGACCTCAGGGTTCAAGCTGTAGAGAAATTGACCGCAATGGATTGGAAGCGCCTTTCTTTCCAGATGATCCTTCAGAATAATTTGCAGAATCAGAACCAGAAAATCGGCGAGGGGCCAACTGCCATCCAAACGGAAAATGGAAAGAATGAGGTAAAGGTTGAAGGTACAGAACATGGGCCAACTCCCATGGTCATAGACATGGAAGACAAAGAGAAAATTCAATTACCATGCTTAAAATCAAAGTTGGGGCCCACTGATCAAGAGAAGCTAAAACTAATACTACCTCCACTAGCTCAACATCGATCAGAAGAAACAATTACTCCACCACCATCTTCCCCATCATCACCAATTGCCATGTCATCATTCCCACCAATCAAGCTCCTGCATTCGCCACCACCACAACCCCCACAACCACCACAATCAACTGCACCCCCTCCGCCACCAAGTAACCCACCATTAAATCTTGGGCCTCCCCCACCACCTCCTCCTCCTCTATCTGTTTCCAGTGCTCCGCCCCCTCCACCCCTGCCTTACATCACGAGACCTCCACCTCCTCCACCCCCTCCTGGTGCACCAATTCCACCCTGTTCTGCAGTCACAGCACCTCCgccaccacctccaccacctCCTGGTGCACCAACGTCATCCTCTTCTGTAGTTACAactcctccaccaccacctccaccccCATTCAATGCAGGAGCTCCACCACCTAGTTTAAGGGCCCCTCCTCCTCCACCACTACCTGGCGGGGGagctccaccaccacctccaccccCTGGTTCAAAGGCCCCTCCTCCTCCGCCACCTCCTGGGGGAGCTGCacgaccaccaccaccacctcctccATTTGGCTCAAAGGGTGGCACaccagcaccaccaccacccatgCCTGGTAAAGGAGGTGGGCCACCACCTCCTCCTCCAGGTGCAAGGTCCCTACGTGCAAAGAGCACCACAAAATTAAAAAGGTCCTCTCACATGGGGAACTTATATCGGTTGCTCAAGGGAAAGGTGGAAGGTTCATCTTTAACAGGAAAATCATCACAGGGGAAAAAGGGAGGCGGGggtaatggtggtggtggtggaggacaAAGCATGGCTGATGCACTTGCAGAAATGACCAAAAG ATCAGCATACTTTATGCAAATTGAAGAAGATGTAGAAAAGCACGGAAAAGCAATTAAAGAGATGCAAGGTATCCTGACCTCATTTCAGACCAAGGACATGAatgaactgatcaagttccatcagcaAGTAGAATCCAAGCTTGAAGTCCTCACAGATGAGAGCCAGGTTTTCGCAAGGTTTGAAGGTTTTCCAGTTAAAAAATTAGAAGCCTTGAGGATGGCAGCAGCGTTGTATAAAAAGCTTGATGGAATATTATCTGAATTACATAACTGGAAATTGGAGTGTCCTTTGATCCCACTTCTTGACAAAGTCGAAAAATACTTCAACAAG ATTAAAGGAGAATTAGAAGGTTTGGAACGAACTAAAGATGAAGAAGCAAAGAAATTTCTAAGCCACAACATCCACTTCGACTTTCAAATTCTTGTCAAGATTAAGGAAGCAATAGTAGATGTCTCATCAAGCTGCATGGAATTGGCACTAAAG GAAAGGAGAGATGCGAAGGCACAAACAAATGATCAAGCATGGTCCAAAGCAGGAGGGCAGAAAAATGTGTGTGCTAAAATGCTTTGGAGGGCTTTTCAGTTCGCCTTTAAGGTTTATTCCTTTGCAGGAGGACAAGATGAACGCGCAGATAGCCTGACAAGGGAACTGGCTCAAGAAATAGAGACCGATCCCATGGAAGATTAA
- the LOC110775205 gene encoding uncharacterized protein At4g04980: MVNELCTTPPSKGFRPPPPPPGGMKSKNTKNDITKLKRSSNMGNLFRLLRGKMEGSSVVEKSSRGRNNGAGGNGGASDGQSMDDAFAEIARRSTYFKQIEQDVKTHEKTIKEMQATLISFKTKDMDSLIKFYHQVESKLDVLTDENQVLSRFEGFPVKKLDALRMAAVLYRKLSGILSELHNWSIESPLAQLLDKVEKYFNKIKGEVEALERTKDDEEKKYQSHNIHFDFNILLKIKEAMVNVSSSCIELALKEWEESKAASNNQTLPKARNRQKKVCTKTLWRTFQFAFKVYSFAGGQDERAERLTKELATEIEADPMKD, translated from the exons ATGGTTAATGAGCTTTGTACTACACCGCCTAGTAAAGGATTTAGACCACCGCCGCCTCCTCCAGGGGGTATGAAGTCTAAGAACACGAAGAATGACATAACAAAACTGAAGAGATCATCTAACATGGGGAACTTATTTCGGCTTCTAAGGGGGAAGATGGAAGGATCCTCTGTAGTTGAGAAATCGTCTCGTGGAAGAAACAATGGTGCTGGGGGTAATGGTGGTGCTAGTGATGGACAAAGCATGGATGATGCATTCGCAGAAATAGCCAGAAG GTCAACTTACTTCAAGCAAATTGAACAAGATGTAAAGACGCATGAAAAAACGATCAAGGAGATGCAAGCTACTCTTATCTCATTCAAAACAAAGGACATGGATTCACTGATTAAGTTTTACCATCAAGTGGAATCGAAGCTCGATGTCCTAACAGATGAAAACCAGGTTCTGTCTAGGTTTGAAGGTTTCCCGGTGAAAAAACTAGACGCCTTGAGGATGGCAGCGGTGCTTTACAGGAAACTGAGTGGAATATTATCTGAATTACATAACTGGAGTATTGAGTCTCCTCTAGCCCAACTTCTTGACAAAGTTGAGAAATACTTCAACAAG ATTAAAGGAGAAGTGGAAGCCTTAGAACGAACCAAAGACGATGAAGAAAAGAAATATCAGAGCCACAACATCCACTTTGACTTTAACATTCTTCTAAAGATCAAGGAAGCCATGGTGAATGTCTCTTCAAGCTGCATTGAGTTGGCTCTCAAG GAGTGGGAAGAATCCAAGGCTGcatcaaataatcaaactttGCCAAAAGCAAGAAATAGACAGAAAAAAGTATGCACTAAAACGCTTTGGAGGACTTTCCAGTTCGCTTTCAAAGTGTATTCCTTTGCTGGAGGACAAGATGAGCGAGCTGAGAGGCTGACAAAGGAGCTAGCTACGGAGATAGAGGCTGACCCCATGAAGGATTAA